GCAGCTAGTCTGGCAGGACATGGAGCTCGGGATGTTCTGCCATTTTGGAATCAATACTTTTTGTGATCAGGAGTGGGGAGAGGGCAAGGATTCGCCCACATTGTTTAATCCACTACAGCTAGATGCCCGGCAGTGGGTAAGAACGGCAAAAAAGGCCGGGTTCCGTTATTTCATATTGACGACAAAGCACCATGACGGCTTTTGCCTGTGGCCAACGGCGACAACGGATTACTCCGTAGCCTCGAGCCCGTGGAAGGATGGTCGGGGCGATGTCGTAAAAGAATGTGCGGATGCTTGCCGGGAAGAGGGCATCGGCTTCGGTATTTATGTATCCCCTTGGGACAGGCATGAGCCATGTTATGCCGATCCGCAAAAGTATGATGACTTTTATTGCAGACAATTGGAGGAGCTCTTAACCGGCTATGGTCCGCTTGTAGAAATCTGGTTTGACGGTGCGGGGTCGGAAGGCCGCGAATATGACTGGCCTCGAATCATGGATCTCGTGAAAAAGCATCAGCCCAGCGCGATGGTGTTTAATATGGGCGCGCCCACAATCCGTTGGGTCGGCAATGAGGATGGCGTCGCTCCGTATCCTTGCTGGAATACGGCCGATTCTTCCCGAGGCAGCATGTTCAGCGAAGAATCGCTGAAGTGGCTGCCGGAGACGCCGGGCTGGGTGCCCGCGGAATGTGATGTCCCCATCCGAAAAGACCGCTGGTTCTGGCATCCTGACGAAGAACACTTGCTGTTGTCTGTTGATCAACTAATGGAAATCTATTATCGATCGGTCGGGCATGGGGCAACCTTGCTGCTCAATGTCGCTCCAGACCATCGGGGGCTGCTTCCGGAGGCCGATGTAAAGCGGCTTCTGGCATTTGGCAGAGAGATCGAGCGTCGGTTTGGTCATGCCCTGGCTGAAAGCTCGGGATCGGGCGAGGTCGTTGAAATGACCCTTTCCCGAGTATGCGTGATCGATCATGCCGTTGTCATGGAGGAGATCGTTTACGGAGAACGTGTAAGTCAATATGTGCTGGAAGCGTTCATCGATGGAGAGTGGCTTGAGCTTACGCGCGGCAGCGCGATCGGTCACAAGAAAATCGATGCGTTCTCGCCAGTATCTACGGACAAGGTGCGTTTACGTGTACTGAAATCGGCCGCAAGT
Above is a window of Paenibacillus sp. FSL K6-1330 DNA encoding:
- a CDS encoding alpha-L-fucosidase, which produces MNEDLKGHSDHLAVLPTPEQLVWQDMELGMFCHFGINTFCDQEWGEGKDSPTLFNPLQLDARQWVRTAKKAGFRYFILTTKHHDGFCLWPTATTDYSVASSPWKDGRGDVVKECADACREEGIGFGIYVSPWDRHEPCYADPQKYDDFYCRQLEELLTGYGPLVEIWFDGAGSEGREYDWPRIMDLVKKHQPSAMVFNMGAPTIRWVGNEDGVAPYPCWNTADSSRGSMFSEESLKWLPETPGWVPAECDVPIRKDRWFWHPDEEHLLLSVDQLMEIYYRSVGHGATLLLNVAPDHRGLLPEADVKRLLAFGREIERRFGHALAESSGSGEVVEMTLSRVCVIDHAVVMEEIVYGERVSQYVLEAFIDGEWLELTRGSAIGHKKIDAFSPVSTDKVRLRVLKSAASPKIKKMAVYRCGQ